A stretch of the Desulfobulbaceae bacterium genome encodes the following:
- a CDS encoding methyltransferase produces MTPFHKLLQEYAPISSVAGCSKIRAHQASNVFALWHAWESECQAICDVPYWAIVWPAAQALSQYIMNNPSLVKGKTVLDCGCGGGVVAIAAAMNQAARSVGCDMDQPAIDVAKYNAAINNVAIDLMCKDATECYAPGSFDVILVADLFYQKEFSRRLRAALKKARDHGCDVIIADSGRPFLPKEELTEIHSQSAATSFDVEGCLSRTVRLYRFHD; encoded by the coding sequence ATGACCCCATTCCACAAACTGCTTCAAGAATATGCCCCCATATCATCAGTAGCAGGCTGTTCGAAAATTCGCGCGCACCAAGCCTCAAACGTCTTCGCGCTTTGGCACGCCTGGGAGTCTGAGTGCCAGGCAATCTGCGACGTCCCCTACTGGGCGATTGTCTGGCCGGCAGCTCAAGCGCTGTCCCAATACATCATGAACAACCCTTCTCTCGTAAAGGGAAAAACCGTGCTTGATTGCGGATGCGGGGGAGGTGTGGTGGCGATAGCGGCAGCCATGAACCAGGCTGCACGCTCAGTGGGATGCGACATGGACCAACCGGCAATAGATGTCGCCAAATACAACGCGGCCATTAACAATGTAGCAATTGACCTTATGTGTAAGGATGCGACAGAGTGCTACGCCCCTGGCTCTTTCGATGTGATTCTGGTTGCCGATCTTTTTTACCAGAAAGAATTTTCCCGGCGACTGCGCGCTGCGCTCAAAAAAGCGCGCGATCATGGCTGCGATGTGATTATCGCCGATAGCGGCAGACCATTCCTCCCCAAAGAAGAATTAACTGAAATTCACTCTCAATCCGCCGCTACCTCCTTTGACGTCGAGGGATGCCTATCTCGAACTGTCCGCCTGTATCGATTTCATGATTAA
- a CDS encoding zinc ABC transporter substrate-binding protein produces the protein MKTSYEIIKKNLIIFVILMATGLTSPARAQAPSLRILCSTFPVYQITRNIIQGREGSSAALMLPAHLGCPHDYVLTPKDMHLLAAADIFIINGLGLEQFLGLPLRQANPEITVIDSSQGASVILASEDKKSSHDDHDHGHNAPNPHLFASPRQAAKIAISIARELSRIDPDGKEIYLRNSETYAEKMNALAQEFTTLASTLSSKKIITQHSVFDYLARDMGLDVVAVIESDPGQEPSASEMIALIKTAKASQAKAIFAEPQYPSRVIQTIAKEIGIASATLDPVATGPDDADLDYYEKVMRDNMDTLSSTLGAR, from the coding sequence ATGAAAACATCATATGAGATCATCAAAAAAAACCTGATTATTTTTGTTATCCTGATGGCAACAGGTCTCACCTCCCCCGCCCGAGCCCAAGCGCCATCTCTACGCATCCTCTGTTCAACTTTCCCGGTTTACCAAATTACCCGCAATATCATCCAAGGACGAGAGGGCTCATCTGCCGCCCTGATGCTGCCGGCCCACCTCGGCTGCCCTCATGATTATGTGTTGACTCCAAAAGATATGCATCTCCTGGCGGCTGCCGATATCTTTATCATTAACGGCCTCGGGCTCGAACAGTTCCTGGGGCTCCCATTACGTCAAGCAAACCCGGAAATCACCGTAATCGACTCATCACAGGGAGCCTCTGTCATCCTTGCTTCGGAGGACAAGAAATCATCCCACGATGACCATGACCATGGCCACAATGCGCCCAACCCTCACCTCTTCGCCAGTCCTCGCCAGGCAGCAAAGATTGCCATATCTATCGCCCGTGAACTCAGCAGGATTGACCCGGACGGCAAAGAAATCTACCTCCGCAACAGTGAAACGTATGCGGAAAAAATGAATGCCCTTGCCCAAGAATTCACCACCCTTGCCTCAACACTCTCCTCAAAAAAAATAATAACCCAACATAGCGTCTTCGATTATCTAGCCCGGGACATGGGGCTCGACGTCGTGGCCGTAATAGAATCAGACCCAGGTCAAGAACCATCGGCATCCGAAATGATCGCCCTGATCAAAACTGCCAAAGCCTCACAGGCAAAGGCAATCTTCGCTGAACCCCAATATCCCTCCAGGGTAATTCAAACGATTGCCAAAGAAATCGGCATCGCATCAGCCACTCTCGACCCGGTAGCAACTGGCCCAGACGACGCAGACCTCGATTATTATGAAAAGGTAATGCGCGATAATATGGACACACTCTCCTCGACACTCGGTGCACGATAA
- a CDS encoding DUF1566 domain-containing protein, whose amino-acid sequence MKKSIMFFDFVLISRIAMASVVDAPHNEISCSTCHSYSLWWQYSPASQNPGPNDHASIVESVCMDCHDGSRDIPAVTTHSSTVINSTVHGVWGVGCTSCHNPHYQDQLDWVGSATEPYLVTGTILGLTYDSILNQSTIAYGGATENQHWPQVGVLSTDPDWANKSVVNPDRGLILVHDRQKALSTFSIISATPVEVVIKGELDPNAVNPDYVNPQTQIRNTTTCNTFGLIYGQFIKKTIAGKDVKFFDPAGGFVGDGTSATGICQVCHTDTTHFTNSGVLPTGSDSHKGRERGNCITCHKHNEGFKGNGHDNTSFVWAGNCRTCHDPDNAIQNIATEIHSRSCGLCHVEPGGGGPQKDGEALNGVDGSALGATNASSCVDCHLNALSLTADVIHHQSAHGYADAGNCTFCHQDTLAIHDHRVVVPRCADCHETGAQAEIDMLHSQCNTCHQYSGTKLTLSVVANAIATGKGASGIDINCLACHIGSNFDTQQLVGIIHHKTTSAQNNECESCHTAVNHSPMVATTPACTATCHAGTAGMGIGVPVSLTDGAIHDSCRTCHIFGGAFRGRLVNFTNQKGVNGTGTLPEAGTVGGTDGGGSCAVCHTASADLGLLHHTSFSFTTEAACSSCHSGLDTVVNVHGNKCSLCHVDPDSGNMTRRTGVDGDARNADTVTTASCTVCHEPTTFPTGGIHHDTVTAANNDCATTCHVAVDHSITVAASTDCVSCHKNTAGTATGLAVSLTDAAIHDACRTCHAFDAQKRGILKGFTNSKGVVGTGTLPDGGGFCESCHTIEPISAYHHTVARTAVGQCETCHVDPRPEWGPNKPGDNVNGVINTGVSLPRPTQMACKKCHVKFEGGNMIVTRFERPNSDYSTYRNNWNKTTAHTIPMTAGGTMGAGTRINNYGICLSCHDGVKATQVGLWHAHPSRFGGSSWTFSAEGFGKTNHRGSGSAAMTVNEGGPGDTAHYIPGRSKHLATDIAPQSGIAGFNIFTPNYGGFPGYINTNYRSNAPGMDYDAFQYPAWDTPTFVRISVPETAKLGVPPSVTLNNTTRSVPVFASLTPVASLPSVTNSVKVKSAIYDSTTSTLTVVASTSSVCANLRTVYDSGETIMTGSPTNCIATIANPNYPANGTTVDVTIKNVLGLDVIGYRITAPNPGVLAFSSASYSVAETGTVAIVVSRMGGSTGSVSVDYATSNGSATAGTGTGADYTAATGTLTFDNGVTEKTILITIRPDSTPEYHETVNLTLSNSTNGAILGRPDTAVLTIVDDDFVAGTVALAAASYTVNETAGTVAITVNRTGSAVGVVSVDYSTNSFGSTAKAGSNYTPTAGTLTWANGESGSRTFFIPILVDPIVIKNTKLNLYIHNPTGGVNLGAQITAVVNIITPAVAVVNDWPATPQLKGTTGNPLGSPNNNFIIGAGSNRLLLVAVSCLSNNISDFGQNFSATYGGRLLTQAARQNSINRQTWIGYLKEADIVLRSDNVVNVTVDGVHTEVVAFIASYQNVNQANPVATSGGNSWPILNYDGGYRTAVNTTPLQVGPGGYAIYNWSSVLLTRISDSENYTENADYLHSSGIASKPFPSAANTNPTVSWSYYATGGGTDRSGSSSGITLNSYAGTVAFAMSTSTYSVKENVGEATITVQRLGSASGAVSVHYAASSGIYWTLAGIDFTPVSGDLSWGDGEMTPKTFTVPIMDNQLANYDKLVNVTLTDPTGAILGVPNTAVLTIVNDESTIAFTASTYSVNENGGEVVITASRANSATEAVSVNYATIAGGTAIPGTEYLPVSGTLNWAPGDVANKTFSIVINDNTEYQGDKTIYLALTNPTGGALLGTSNMAVLTIAEDESGVCFSAGTYTIKEDGGAATITVNRHGTSTGPVSVDYLATGDTAAAGIDFGPVSGALSWAAGDLSAKNFIVPIVDDTEPEDNKSVTLTLSNPTGGAFFCSSASSVLNIIDNDHPGTIALTSSAYSIDEDSLTGWVYITAQRTGGSDGAVTVNYESSSSTAVDYEINWYDTYWDYHLHPSSGTISWADGDMADKKLLVEVNRDSQWEGNETVNISLTSLTGLATLGSPNSTVLTIVDGDDFPGNLALAAMTYSVGEDAGTAVVTVTRANGYNGAVRVHYATSGGTAIANTDYSHVAGNLNWADGDTSAKSITIPILNNSVQSADRTVGIVLSSPTGGATLDGSLKTAVLTIVDDEAKAGTIALTAATYSVNENIGTVAITAVRSGGSTGSVSVSCATNGGTATAGSDFIAASGNLVWANGQTGSQTFSITILEDEEVEGNETVIFSLSNPTGGAALGGATDGVLTIEAPGVAVLDGWPAVPQISGSSSTVNGDFSISAGSNRLLLVAISCINQDVQTFSVTYGGKPLTQATMQLSSSATWLGYLTEDEISSRNGDVVQVSVDGRYQTLAASMASYSNVDQTNPIAAAGGTLRPRYAWLSYYSKPWAITPFPLGVGTGGYGIYTWTDTANSSFASTRISDNENYTENMNFALPGIKGGVASKAFSELATTKPAITWDAPPYATHSIITLNKFTETEGVSSPLPSLLTLRASSYRVVENAGSITVTVSRAGSSQGAVSVDYATLDNGTATSGLDYVTTSGTLHWDDGDMSDKAFSVSVVDNTLYNLDKTLSLLLSSPAGHLATLGNSSTALLTIVDDELEPATIIAFPSASYSVNENAGTATITVSRTGGASKSVSVNYATSGGDAQVGTQYTATSGTLVWGIGDMTDKTFTVSIIDNLAYSSLNRRVWIQLTNPAGGAIIGTQYWTWLTIVEDEVPALIALDSSTYSVNENGGVATITAKRTGNSTGPVGVYYEANGGSAVLFSDYGLTMGWLNWADGDMADKTFVIPIVDNNVHSVNKTVNAILYFATGIAAIGTPASATVTIVNDDLYLDDDEDLVQNAVDLCPNTPVGQAVDADGCALLQLDSDHDGVVDPLDLCPGTPAGQPVAADGCADTDQDTVADTQDLCPNTPAGQAVNSNGCALSQLDTDNDTVNDDLDLCSATPTGQSVDVNGCALSQLDTDHDGVSDALDQCPFTASGATVDASGCSVDQQSYQFPDSGQTTSYTNTFGEDHDYPLNPLSYVVEGATVVDQNTGLIWQQQDDNTKRNWDAAISYCSDLTLGNQSDWRLPSRQELITILDMGRQQPAINPTFTSTKSDRYWTGVSGALSSTSAWTVSFTNLVNPLFPLQKTGANYVRCVRGGR is encoded by the coding sequence ATGAAAAAAAGCATCATGTTTTTTGACTTTGTCCTGATATCTCGAATTGCCATGGCCTCTGTAGTGGATGCGCCGCACAACGAAATCTCGTGTTCGACTTGTCACAGTTATTCACTCTGGTGGCAATACTCCCCCGCCAGCCAAAATCCTGGCCCTAATGACCATGCTTCAATTGTTGAATCCGTTTGCATGGATTGTCATGATGGTAGCAGAGATATCCCCGCAGTTACGACCCATTCATCGACAGTAATAAATTCCACCGTCCATGGGGTGTGGGGAGTAGGGTGTACATCGTGCCATAATCCTCATTATCAGGATCAGCTAGATTGGGTTGGCAGCGCCACGGAGCCTTATCTGGTTACTGGAACAATTTTGGGACTCACCTATGATAGTATTCTTAATCAGTCTACCATAGCCTATGGGGGGGCAACTGAAAATCAGCATTGGCCGCAAGTAGGGGTTTTGTCCACTGATCCAGATTGGGCGAATAAGAGTGTGGTTAATCCTGATCGGGGCTTAATATTGGTCCACGACAGACAAAAGGCTTTGAGCACCTTTTCGATCATCTCCGCCACTCCCGTCGAAGTCGTTATCAAAGGGGAACTCGACCCGAATGCCGTTAATCCCGATTATGTAAATCCACAAACTCAAATTCGTAACACTACCACCTGTAACACCTTTGGTCTCATTTATGGTCAATTCATTAAAAAGACCATTGCCGGTAAGGATGTTAAATTCTTCGATCCAGCTGGCGGATTTGTGGGAGATGGGACCAGCGCTACCGGCATCTGCCAGGTATGTCATACCGATACCACTCATTTTACCAATTCCGGTGTGTTGCCTACAGGTTCAGATAGTCATAAAGGACGCGAGAGAGGTAATTGTATTACCTGCCATAAGCATAATGAAGGTTTTAAAGGCAATGGCCATGATAATACGAGTTTCGTTTGGGCTGGTAATTGCCGAACCTGTCATGACCCTGACAATGCGATCCAGAATATTGCCACGGAAATTCATAGCAGGTCTTGTGGGCTTTGTCATGTTGAGCCAGGTGGCGGTGGCCCGCAAAAAGACGGTGAGGCATTAAATGGTGTAGATGGCAGCGCCTTAGGAGCTACTAATGCATCAAGCTGTGTCGATTGTCATCTCAACGCACTGTCTTTGACCGCAGACGTTATTCATCATCAGTCCGCCCATGGGTATGCTGATGCGGGCAACTGTACTTTTTGTCATCAAGATACACTTGCGATCCATGATCATCGTGTTGTTGTTCCCAGATGTGCTGACTGCCATGAAACAGGGGCCCAGGCAGAGATTGATATGTTGCACTCACAGTGTAACACCTGTCACCAATACAGCGGCACAAAGCTTACTCTAAGTGTCGTCGCTAATGCTATTGCCACCGGGAAAGGCGCAAGTGGTATTGATATTAATTGTCTTGCCTGCCACATTGGCAGCAATTTTGATACTCAGCAGTTGGTTGGTATAATTCATCATAAGACCACTTCGGCGCAGAATAACGAATGTGAATCGTGTCATACGGCGGTGAACCATAGCCCTATGGTGGCGACCACTCCGGCCTGTACGGCAACCTGTCATGCCGGCACGGCAGGGATGGGGATCGGTGTGCCGGTGTCGTTAACTGATGGCGCTATCCATGATTCCTGCCGCACCTGTCATATCTTTGGCGGCGCTTTTCGCGGCAGGCTGGTTAACTTTACCAATCAAAAGGGGGTCAATGGCACCGGCACATTGCCTGAGGCCGGCACCGTTGGCGGGACGGACGGCGGTGGTTCATGTGCGGTTTGTCATACGGCATCAGCAGATCTAGGACTTTTGCACCACACCAGTTTCTCTTTTACCACAGAGGCTGCCTGCTCATCCTGCCATTCAGGTTTAGATACCGTGGTGAATGTTCATGGTAATAAGTGTTCCCTCTGTCATGTCGATCCGGACAGTGGCAACATGACCCGCAGAACTGGTGTCGATGGTGACGCCCGCAATGCTGATACGGTGACGACAGCTTCCTGTACGGTCTGTCATGAACCAACGACTTTCCCGACCGGTGGCATTCATCATGACACTGTTACTGCGGCGAATAACGACTGTGCCACAACCTGCCACGTGGCGGTGGATCACAGCATTACCGTGGCCGCCAGCACGGATTGCGTTTCTTGTCACAAGAACACGGCGGGGACGGCAACGGGTCTTGCGGTATCACTGACAGATGCTGCGATCCACGACGCCTGCCGGACCTGCCACGCCTTTGATGCCCAGAAACGGGGTATTCTTAAGGGATTCACTAACAGCAAGGGAGTTGTCGGTACAGGGACCCTGCCGGATGGCGGCGGTTTTTGTGAGAGTTGTCATACGATTGAGCCGATATCGGCCTATCATCACACTGTTGCCCGCACGGCGGTTGGTCAATGTGAAACCTGCCATGTTGATCCACGACCGGAGTGGGGGCCCAATAAGCCTGGTGACAATGTCAATGGTGTAATAAATACGGGAGTGTCATTGCCCCGGCCTACTCAGATGGCGTGCAAGAAATGTCATGTCAAATTTGAGGGTGGGAACATGATAGTAACCAGATTCGAACGGCCTAACTCTGATTATTCCACATATCGTAATAATTGGAATAAAACGACAGCACACACTATTCCCATGACTGCCGGCGGCACTATGGGTGCAGGAACTAGGATTAATAATTACGGGATCTGCTTAAGTTGTCATGATGGCGTCAAGGCCACTCAGGTCGGCCTGTGGCACGCTCATCCCAGTCGGTTTGGTGGCTCGTCCTGGACCTTTTCTGCTGAGGGTTTTGGCAAGACGAATCACCGAGGCAGTGGTAGTGCTGCTATGACTGTTAATGAAGGTGGGCCAGGTGATACAGCCCATTATATTCCTGGTCGTTCGAAGCATCTGGCAACCGATATCGCGCCTCAATCGGGGATTGCGGGATTCAATATTTTTACCCCAAACTATGGCGGTTTTCCTGGATATATCAATACCAACTATAGAAGCAATGCCCCCGGCATGGATTACGATGCCTTTCAATATCCAGCCTGGGATACGCCAACCTTTGTCAGGATTTCAGTCCCTGAGACAGCGAAGTTGGGTGTGCCCCCGAGTGTAACCTTAAACAACACAACCCGGTCAGTACCGGTATTTGCAAGCCTCACCCCGGTAGCCAGCCTACCGTCGGTGACCAACAGCGTCAAGGTCAAAAGTGCCATTTACGATAGCACAACATCCACGTTGACGGTTGTGGCAAGCACCAGCAGTGTCTGTGCGAATTTGAGAACGGTGTATGACAGCGGTGAGACAATAATGACCGGCAGTCCGACGAATTGTATCGCAACTATTGCTAATCCGAATTACCCGGCTAACGGGACTACTGTTGATGTGACGATCAAGAATGTCCTAGGGCTCGATGTTATTGGGTATCGGATTACTGCCCCCAATCCGGGCGTCTTAGCCTTCAGTTCTGCCAGCTACTCGGTTGCCGAGACCGGTACGGTTGCCATCGTAGTTTCACGGATGGGTGGTTCAACGGGTAGCGTGAGTGTGGACTACGCAACCTCAAATGGTTCGGCAACTGCAGGCACTGGTACAGGCGCTGACTATACAGCCGCTACCGGTACTTTGACTTTTGATAACGGCGTCACCGAAAAGACCATTCTTATCACCATCAGACCTGATTCAACACCCGAGTATCATGAGACAGTGAACCTGACGCTCAGCAACTCCACTAATGGCGCGATATTGGGGAGACCCGACACCGCCGTGTTGACAATAGTTGATGATGACTTTGTAGCAGGCACAGTTGCTCTGGCGGCTGCCTCTTATACTGTAAACGAGACAGCAGGGACAGTGGCAATTACTGTCAATCGAACGGGAAGTGCAGTAGGGGTGGTGAGTGTAGACTATTCAACTAACTCATTCGGAAGCACTGCCAAGGCCGGAAGTAATTACACTCCCACAGCAGGTACCCTGACCTGGGCGAATGGGGAGTCGGGAAGCCGAACCTTTTTCATCCCCATATTGGTGGATCCGATAGTAATCAAAAATACTAAACTCAATCTTTATATTCACAATCCGACCGGCGGTGTCAACTTAGGTGCTCAGATTACTGCGGTAGTAAATATCATTACCCCGGCCGTGGCGGTTGTTAACGATTGGCCCGCCACGCCGCAGCTTAAGGGTACGACCGGCAACCCTCTGGGGAGTCCGAACAACAACTTTATCATTGGCGCAGGATCTAATCGGCTGCTGCTGGTGGCTGTTTCATGTCTATCCAACAACATCAGCGATTTTGGACAGAATTTCAGCGCTACCTATGGGGGAAGATTGTTAACTCAAGCTGCACGACAAAATTCGATTAACCGTCAGACCTGGATTGGTTATCTTAAAGAAGCCGATATTGTTCTTCGCTCGGATAATGTGGTGAATGTGACCGTCGATGGAGTTCATACCGAGGTTGTCGCATTTATCGCCAGTTACCAAAATGTCAATCAGGCGAATCCTGTTGCCACCAGTGGGGGGAACTCCTGGCCTATCTTAAATTATGACGGGGGATATCGGACGGCGGTCAACACGACTCCGCTTCAGGTTGGTCCCGGGGGGTACGCTATCTATAACTGGTCCAGTGTTTTGTTGACCCGGATAAGTGATAGCGAGAATTACACGGAGAATGCTGATTATCTTCATTCTAGCGGAATAGCATCGAAGCCATTCCCTTCGGCAGCAAACACCAATCCAACTGTGAGTTGGTCTTACTATGCAACCGGTGGTGGCACTGATCGCAGTGGGTCCAGTTCTGGGATTACTCTCAACTCCTATGCCGGAACTGTCGCATTCGCTATGTCCACTTCGACGTACAGCGTTAAAGAAAATGTTGGGGAGGCGACAATCACAGTGCAACGTCTGGGGAGTGCATCCGGTGCGGTAAGCGTCCACTATGCGGCCTCGTCCGGCATCTATTGGACCCTCGCGGGTATCGATTTTACCCCGGTCTCCGGAGACTTGAGCTGGGGTGACGGCGAGATGACCCCCAAGACCTTCACTGTCCCCATTATGGATAATCAGCTGGCTAATTACGATAAGCTGGTAAACGTGACGCTTACCGACCCCACCGGAGCGATCCTTGGTGTACCTAACACGGCAGTGTTGACCATTGTTAATGATGAGTCGACCATCGCTTTCACTGCTTCAACATACAGTGTCAATGAAAATGGCGGCGAGGTGGTTATCACTGCCTCGCGAGCCAACAGTGCGACCGAGGCGGTGAGCGTGAACTACGCTACGATTGCAGGCGGAACTGCGATACCCGGCACGGAGTATCTCCCGGTAAGCGGTACCCTGAATTGGGCGCCAGGTGATGTGGCAAACAAGACTTTTTCAATAGTGATCAACGATAATACGGAATATCAGGGTGATAAGACAATTTATCTGGCCTTGACCAATCCCACCGGCGGAGCGCTCCTTGGAACCAGTAACATGGCGGTATTGACCATAGCTGAGGATGAATCCGGAGTGTGCTTCAGCGCTGGGACATACACTATTAAAGAGGATGGCGGAGCAGCGACCATCACAGTCAATCGTCATGGGACCTCGACCGGGCCAGTCAGTGTGGATTATTTGGCGACGGGAGATACGGCTGCGGCAGGAATTGATTTCGGTCCTGTCTCGGGTGCGCTGTCGTGGGCAGCGGGGGACCTGTCTGCCAAGAACTTTATCGTTCCTATTGTTGATGACACTGAGCCTGAAGACAATAAGAGTGTAACCTTGACCCTCAGCAATCCAACAGGTGGAGCGTTCTTCTGTTCTTCTGCTTCGTCGGTGTTGAACATTATCGATAATGATCACCCCGGGACTATCGCTTTGACCTCTTCTGCCTATTCGATCGATGAGGATAGTCTCACTGGCTGGGTGTATATCACTGCCCAACGGACTGGTGGATCTGATGGGGCAGTAACTGTCAATTATGAGAGTTCCAGCAGCACGGCGGTTGACTATGAAATAAACTGGTATGATACTTACTGGGATTATCATCTTCATCCGAGTTCAGGCACCATCTCTTGGGCTGACGGAGACATGGCGGACAAGAAGTTACTGGTTGAAGTTAATCGTGATAGTCAATGGGAAGGGAACGAAACCGTGAATATATCCCTTACCTCACTTACTGGCCTTGCGACTTTGGGTAGCCCAAATTCGACGGTGCTGACCATTGTTGATGGTGATGATTTTCCGGGCAACTTAGCTTTGGCAGCCATGACTTATTCGGTTGGTGAGGATGCCGGGACAGCGGTCGTCACAGTGACTCGTGCGAATGGTTACAACGGGGCAGTGAGAGTTCACTATGCGACGAGCGGCGGTACGGCAATTGCCAACACCGATTACAGTCATGTCGCCGGCAATTTGAATTGGGCGGACGGCGATACCTCTGCTAAATCTATTACTATACCTATTCTTAATAATTCAGTGCAATCAGCTGATAGAACAGTGGGTATCGTGCTTTCGTCACCCACTGGTGGCGCTACTCTTGATGGAAGTCTGAAGACAGCGGTGCTCACTATTGTTGATGATGAAGCAAAAGCCGGTACCATTGCCCTGACAGCGGCAACGTATAGCGTTAATGAGAACATCGGGACAGTGGCTATTACTGCCGTTCGTTCTGGTGGTTCGACTGGTTCGGTTAGTGTAAGTTGTGCGACGAACGGCGGCACGGCGACGGCTGGTAGTGATTTCATTGCCGCTTCTGGCAACTTGGTTTGGGCGAATGGTCAAACCGGAAGCCAGACTTTTTCGATCACTATCTTAGAGGACGAAGAGGTTGAGGGAAATGAAACGGTTATCTTCAGCCTCAGTAATCCTACAGGCGGCGCGGCTTTAGGAGGTGCCACAGATGGGGTGCTGACTATCGAGGCGCCAGGTGTTGCTGTATTGGACGGTTGGCCCGCTGTGCCGCAGATCTCTGGCTCAAGCTCTACTGTGAACGGGGATTTCAGTATCAGCGCCGGTTCAAATCGTCTTCTGTTGGTTGCTATTTCATGCATAAATCAAGATGTTCAAACCTTTAGTGTTACCTATGGCGGCAAGCCGTTGACTCAGGCAACCATGCAACTATCATCCTCGGCAACATGGCTTGGTTATCTGACAGAGGATGAGATTTCCTCAAGAAACGGCGATGTTGTGCAAGTTTCTGTTGATGGCAGATATCAGACCCTGGCAGCTTCTATGGCAAGCTACAGCAATGTTGACCAGACTAATCCGATTGCGGCTGCTGGCGGTACATTACGCCCTCGCTACGCATGGTTGTCCTATTATAGTAAGCCATGGGCTATTACCCCGTTTCCCCTGGGTGTTGGTACTGGCGGCTATGGGATCTATACTTGGACTGACACAGCTAACTCTTCGTTTGCATCAACGAGAATTAGTGATAACGAGAATTATACGGAAAATATGAATTTTGCATTACCTGGAATTAAGGGAGGTGTTGCCTCTAAAGCATTTTCTGAACTGGCAACAACAAAACCAGCTATTACTTGGGATGCCCCCCCTTATGCGACTCATTCAATTATTACCCTGAATAAGTTTACGGAGACTGAGGGAGTCTCCAGCCCTCTACCATCGTTGCTGACCCTCAGAGCCTCAAGCTATCGCGTCGTTGAGAATGCCGGGAGCATTACGGTTACAGTTTCGCGTGCCGGCAGTAGCCAGGGGGCGGTGTCAGTGGATTATGCCACTTTGGACAATGGTACAGCCACATCAGGCCTTGATTATGTTACCACCTCCGGCACGTTGCACTGGGATGATGGAGACATGTCTGACAAGGCCTTTAGTGTGAGTGTCGTTGATAACACTCTGTATAATCTTGATAAAACCCTATCTCTCTTGCTTTCCTCACCTGCGGGTCATCTTGCGACCTTGGGTAACTCAAGTACAGCGCTGTTGACTATTGTTGATGATGAGCTAGAGCCCGCAACCATCATAGCCTTTCCGAGTGCATCGTATAGTGTTAACGAGAATGCTGGTACAGCAACTATTACTGTTTCTCGAACTGGAGGGGCGAGTAAGTCAGTGTCAGTAAATTATGCTACGAGTGGTGGGGATGCCCAGGTAGGCACGCAATACACTGCCACCTCTGGCACACTGGTTTGGGGGATTGGTGATATGACTGACAAGACATTTACAGTAAGTATCATCGACAATCTCGCGTATTCATCACTCAACAGGCGAGTATGGATTCAGCTTACCAATCCAGCAGGCGGTGCAATTATAGGGACCCAATATTGGACCTGGTTGACTATCGTTGAAGACGAGGTGCCGGCTCTTATCGCTTTGGACTCTTCGACCTATTCTGTTAATGAGAATGGTGGGGTAGCAACTATTACGGCCAAAAGAACCGGAAACAGCACTGGTCCGGTAGGGGTGTATTATGAGGCTAATGGCGGATCGGCAGTTCTATTTTCAGATTATGGACTCACTATGGGGTGGTTAAACTGGGCCGATGGAGACATGGCTGACAAGACCTTTGTTATTCCTATTGTGGACAATAACGTGCATTCCGTTAACAAAACCGTGAATGCCATCCTGTATTTTGCCACCGGTATTGCAGCTATTGGTACCCCGGCATCAGCGACAGTAACCATTGTCAATGATGATCTCTATCTGGATGACGACGAAGATCTTGTTCAGAATGCAGTTGATCTGTGCCCCAATACCCCGGTCGGACAGGCTGTTGATGCTGATGGTTGTGCCCTGTTGCAACTGGATTCCGATCACGATGGTGTTGTCGATCCCCTTGATCTCTGTCCCGGGACTCCTGCAGGGCAGCCTGTTGCGGCAGATGGCTGTGCCGATACTGACCAGGATACCGTGGCAGATACTCAGGATCTCTGCCCCAATACCCCGGCAGGGCAGGCTGTAAATAGCAACGGCTGTGCACTTTCGCAACTCGATACCGATAACGACACTGTTAACGATGACCTGGATCTTTGTTCGGCTACCCCGACCGGTCAGAGCGTCGATGTCAATGGCTGTGCGCTGTCGCAGTTGGATACCGATCATGACGGGGTTTCCGATGCACTGGATCAGTGCCCTTTTACCGCCTCTGGTGCAACTGTCGATGCCTCTGGGTGTTCAGTTGATCAGCAGTCCTATCAGTTCCCGGATAGTGGCCAGACCACTTCGTATACAAATACCTTTGGCGAGGATCATGATTATCCGCTTAACCCATTATCCTATGTGGTGGAAGGTGCTACAGTGGTTGATCAGAATACTGGTCTGATTTGGCAACAGCAAGATGACAATACCAAACGGAACTGGGATGCTGCCATCAGTTATTGCAGTGATCTGACTCTTGGAAATCAATCCGACTGGCGATTGCCGAGCCGACAGGAATTGATCACAATTTTGGATATGGGGCGACAGCAACCAGCCATCAATCCAACTTTTACCAGCACCAAATCGGATAGATATTGGACAGGTGTCTCAGGTGCTCTGTCGTCTACAAGCGCCTGGACGGTGTCTTTTACTAATTTAGTTAATCCTCTGTTCCCGCTGCAAAAGACAGGCGCCAATTATGTGCGATGCGTTCGTGGAGGTCGGTGA